The following proteins come from a genomic window of Gimesia chilikensis:
- a CDS encoding FAD/NAD(P)-binding oxidoreductase produces the protein MISDVIAETQNQAQVQPPSEKVVHHQVVIVGGGSAGITVAAKLTKGWLSDYDVAIIDPSENHYYQPAWTLVGGGAFRKENTRRSEASVIPPKAKWIKDAVVSFEPERNRLKTRDGQTIEYDFLVVSAGIGIKWDAITGLKDALGKEGVCSNYSFESVGSTWENIRDFKGGTAIFTQPETGIKCGGAPQKICYLADDYFRKSGVRDKTQIIFASGSSTIFAVEKYRKTLEKVIERKNIDTRFNQKLVAISAETKEAIFQHTETGAETTIAYDMIHVTPPMGPPAFIAQSPLADDKGWVDVDKYSLQHVRYPNVFALGDSSNLPTSKTAAAIRKQAPVAVKNLKAAIAGKPLTAKYDGYTSCPLVTGYGKLVLAEFDYDKHPHETFPFDQSKERWSMWVLKKYFLPLLYWKGMLKGRA, from the coding sequence ATGATTTCCGATGTGATTGCAGAAACACAGAATCAGGCACAGGTGCAGCCACCTTCCGAGAAAGTCGTGCATCACCAGGTTGTGATTGTCGGCGGCGGCAGTGCGGGCATTACGGTTGCCGCGAAACTGACCAAAGGCTGGTTGAGTGATTATGACGTGGCCATTATTGACCCGTCGGAGAATCACTATTACCAGCCGGCCTGGACCCTGGTGGGAGGCGGAGCCTTTCGCAAGGAAAACACGCGACGCTCCGAAGCCTCCGTGATTCCCCCCAAAGCGAAATGGATTAAAGATGCCGTCGTTTCGTTCGAACCGGAACGGAACCGCCTGAAAACCCGCGATGGGCAGACCATCGAATACGATTTCCTCGTGGTCAGTGCAGGCATCGGTATCAAGTGGGATGCCATCACCGGCCTCAAAGACGCGCTCGGTAAAGAAGGCGTCTGCAGCAATTACTCGTTTGAGTCGGTCGGCAGTACCTGGGAAAATATCCGCGACTTCAAAGGGGGGACGGCGATCTTCACCCAGCCCGAAACTGGCATCAAGTGTGGTGGCGCGCCGCAGAAGATCTGTTATCTCGCGGATGACTATTTCCGTAAATCAGGAGTACGCGATAAAACGCAGATCATCTTCGCTTCGGGCAGCAGTACGATTTTTGCCGTCGAAAAGTATCGAAAAACGCTGGAAAAAGTGATCGAACGCAAAAACATCGATACCCGCTTCAATCAGAAACTGGTTGCCATCAGTGCCGAGACCAAAGAAGCGATCTTTCAGCATACGGAGACCGGTGCAGAGACCACGATTGCGTACGACATGATTCACGTGACGCCTCCCATGGGGCCACCGGCGTTCATTGCTCAGAGCCCCCTCGCTGACGATAAGGGCTGGGTGGATGTCGATAAGTACTCGCTGCAGCATGTCCGTTACCCGAATGTATTTGCTCTCGGAGACAGCAGTAATCTGCCGACATCCAAAACCGCAGCCGCCATTCGCAAACAAGCACCGGTGGCCGTTAAGAACCTGAAAGCGGCCATTGCCGGGAAACCGCTGACGGCGAAGTATGACGGTTATACATCGTGTCCGCTGGTGACCGGGTATGGCAAACTCGTGCTGGCGGAATTCGACTACGATAAACATCCCCATGAAACCTTTCCCTTCGATCAGTCGAAGGAACGCTGGAGCATGTGGGTTCTGAAAAAGTACTTTCTCCCCTTGCTGTATTGGAAAGGCATGCTCAAGGGACGGGCGTAA
- a CDS encoding MBL fold metallo-hydrolase, translating into MLLKYFYDQKLAHASYLVGCQKTKEAVVVDPGRDIEQYLEMAQREGVKLTGVAETHIHADYVSGVRELAERVGAKLYVSDAGPAEWKYEFADQYEAQLLKEGDTFQVGNIRFDVLHTPGHTPESISFLLTDQGGGANEPMGIFTGDFVFVGSIGRPDLLEAAAGVQGSAEVGARQLYHSAQRFKELPDYLQVWPAHGAGSACGKGLGAIPSSTVGYEKRFNPALQYADETEFVNYILSDQPEAPRYFAVMKRVNKEGPLVLGKVTLPKPLPALQESLVSSSATVIDLSPSNEFATAHVPGTINIPLSMLAAWAGWLVDYDQPVYLIADAADLPEAYRVLHKIGIDRVSGWFERSGEIQSGRATEHYPVKTPAELASQIESGAVTLFDVRADSEWSQGHVPQAEHRFLGHFPDMISTLECHQPVVVQCRSGARSAIAASLLQAAGIDVTNLAGGYQAWETAGLPTTGNSGPISCSTSSAAACSLEKKS; encoded by the coding sequence ATGTTATTGAAATACTTTTACGATCAGAAACTGGCCCATGCATCGTACCTGGTGGGCTGTCAGAAAACCAAAGAGGCAGTCGTGGTAGATCCGGGACGTGACATCGAACAATACCTCGAGATGGCACAGCGTGAAGGTGTCAAACTCACCGGAGTGGCTGAAACCCATATCCACGCCGATTACGTATCCGGTGTGCGGGAACTGGCAGAACGCGTGGGAGCGAAGTTGTACGTTTCTGATGCAGGTCCTGCGGAATGGAAGTACGAATTTGCGGATCAGTACGAGGCACAGTTGTTGAAAGAAGGAGATACTTTCCAGGTCGGGAATATTCGTTTTGACGTCCTGCACACTCCCGGTCATACACCGGAAAGTATCTCCTTCCTGTTAACCGATCAGGGCGGCGGTGCCAATGAGCCGATGGGAATCTTCACGGGCGATTTCGTGTTCGTCGGTTCGATTGGACGCCCGGACCTGCTGGAAGCTGCTGCCGGCGTTCAGGGAAGTGCCGAAGTCGGTGCGCGGCAGCTCTATCACTCGGCCCAGCGTTTCAAAGAGTTACCCGACTATCTGCAGGTCTGGCCGGCCCATGGTGCGGGTAGTGCCTGCGGAAAGGGACTCGGAGCGATTCCGTCCTCCACCGTAGGTTATGAAAAACGATTCAATCCGGCGCTGCAGTATGCAGACGAAACCGAATTCGTGAACTACATCCTGTCCGATCAGCCCGAAGCCCCCCGCTACTTTGCGGTGATGAAACGCGTTAATAAAGAAGGACCGCTGGTGCTGGGCAAGGTCACACTGCCCAAACCGCTCCCGGCATTACAGGAGTCGCTGGTCAGTTCCTCTGCCACGGTGATCGACCTGTCTCCTTCCAATGAATTCGCGACAGCTCATGTACCCGGCACAATCAATATTCCGCTGTCGATGCTGGCAGCCTGGGCGGGCTGGCTCGTCGACTACGATCAGCCGGTCTACCTGATCGCAGACGCTGCCGACCTGCCGGAAGCCTATCGCGTATTACACAAGATCGGCATCGATCGGGTCTCAGGCTGGTTCGAACGGAGCGGAGAGATCCAGTCCGGTCGGGCGACGGAACACTATCCCGTGAAAACACCGGCCGAACTGGCGTCACAAATCGAGTCTGGTGCTGTAACGCTGTTTGATGTTCGTGCCGATTCGGAATGGAGCCAGGGACATGTTCCCCAGGCCGAACACCGTTTCCTCGGACATTTTCCTGACATGATTTCTACCCTGGAATGCCATCAGCCAGTGGTCGTGCAATGCCGTAGTGGGGCTCGCTCTGCAATTGCGGCCAGTCTATTGCAGGCGGCTGGTATTGACGTTACCAACCTGGCTGGTGGCTACCAGGCATGGGAAACCGCGGGACTGCCCACTACCGGCAACTCCGGTCCCATCAGTTGTTCTACAAGTTCCGCTGCAGCCTGTTCACTGGAGAAAAAATCATGA
- a CDS encoding sulfite exporter TauE/SafE family protein: MYRYNAYVIHRTGRCLNQGMNLPQASLHGICWESIMAYILIGSLLIGLTLGLLGSGGSAITVPILVYLVGHGTKESIAESMAIVGMISIAAAIPYASSKLIDWRSVVFFGLPGMLGTLAGAWLGGLATEALQLVVFGTILLAAAFVMFRRARGPEGAHESLEPSAQQSPRWKMATEGIGVGLLTGFVGVGGGFLIVPALVILGKLPMRKAIGTSLVIIVINATVGFVKYEHFLVSHQMSVNWQTILVFTLIGIVGSVVGHKLNAHLNQHVLKTVFAGFLILLGGFVIVHEGSKLVPAAARQARMTTGNNYVLLPSHHKNSTFQHQGDE, from the coding sequence ATGTACCGATATAATGCGTATGTGATTCATCGGACTGGCCGCTGTTTGAATCAGGGAATGAATCTCCCGCAGGCCAGTCTGCATGGAATCTGCTGGGAGAGCATCATGGCATACATTCTGATTGGTTCACTGCTGATTGGCCTGACTCTGGGGCTGCTCGGTTCGGGCGGGTCGGCGATTACGGTGCCCATTTTAGTCTATCTCGTAGGACATGGCACCAAGGAATCCATTGCCGAATCCATGGCGATCGTGGGGATGATCTCCATCGCCGCTGCAATCCCTTATGCCAGTTCGAAATTAATCGACTGGCGCAGTGTGGTTTTCTTCGGACTTCCCGGCATGCTGGGAACACTGGCAGGGGCCTGGCTGGGAGGTCTGGCCACGGAGGCGTTGCAGCTGGTAGTCTTTGGCACCATCCTGCTGGCTGCCGCCTTCGTGATGTTCCGCAGAGCGCGCGGACCGGAAGGCGCCCACGAATCTCTTGAGCCCTCCGCGCAGCAGTCACCCCGCTGGAAAATGGCGACGGAAGGAATCGGCGTCGGATTGCTGACCGGCTTCGTAGGAGTGGGAGGCGGCTTCCTGATCGTTCCGGCCCTGGTCATTCTGGGCAAACTGCCCATGCGAAAAGCGATCGGTACGAGCCTGGTCATTATCGTAATTAACGCCACTGTCGGCTTCGTCAAATACGAACACTTTCTGGTCTCACACCAGATGTCCGTCAACTGGCAGACAATTCTCGTCTTCACCTTGATCGGGATCGTCGGCAGTGTCGTGGGGCACAAATTAAATGCCCACCTGAATCAACATGTCTTGAAGACCGTCTTTGCAGGATTTCTGATTCTGCTCGGCGGGTTCGTCATCGTCCATGAGGGCAGCAAACTGGTACCTGCAGCCGCTCGGCAGGCGCGCATGACAACTGGCAACAACTATGTGCTGCTGCCTTCTCACCACAAAAATTCCACCTTTCAGCATCAGGGAGATGAGTGA